In Leifsonia sp. PS1209, the genomic stretch CGCACCACGGAGTGGACGGAGCAGGTCGAGCTGTTCGTGCACCCGAAGACGACTAGGCTCGCCGCCACCGCCCGCGGGCTGGTGCGCGACCTCGAGGGTCAGACCACCAAGGTCATCACCGACAGCGACCTCGCCTTCCACGCGCTGCGCACCTACGAGCCGGGCGACGACATCCGCAACGTGCACTGGCGCACGTCGGCGCGCACCGGCCAGCTGATGGTGCGGCAGTATCAGGAGACGCGCCGGTCGCAGCTCCTGCTGGTGTTCGACGCCGAGCGCTCGCACTTCGCCGACGATGACGAGTTCGAGCTGGGCGTCTCCGTGCTCGCCTCCATCGGCTGCCAGGTGATCCGCGAGGAGACGGAGATCGATGCGGTGTGGCAGCAGAAGGCGATGCGCGTCGAGACGCCGACGGCTCTGCTCGACGACTCGTGCCGCATCCAGCCGGTCGACGGGATGCACGACAGCCTGCGCGACTTCGTCCGCCGGTCGACCATGCGCCTGGCCTCCCCGAGCCTGGTCGTCATGGTGGTCGGCTCGCAGCTCGACCCCGCGCAGATCCGGGCGGCGGCGAGCCTCTACGGCACGGACACCGAGACCGTCGGCGTGCGCGTCGACGTCGCGGGCGAGCCGCGGCTGAGCAGGCTCGGCGGCATGATGCTCGCGACCGTCTCGACCCTGAGCGAACTTCCGGCCCTGCTGAAGAGGGCAGGCCGATGACGCGCACGACGACCATCGACCGGCTTTCGGCGACGACCTGGATCGACGTCGCCGTCGTCGTGGTGCTGAGCGCCATCGCCGTGCTCGGCTTCGAGCCGGCGTTCGGCCACTTCTCCTTCGTCACGGCGGCATTCGGCGGCCTGGTCGTCGGAACAGCCGCCGCGGTGCTCTGCCGGCTCTTCCGGCTGTCCGTGCCGCTCACCGTCGCCGTCGCTCTCGCTGCGTACTTCCTGTTCGGCACGCCGCTCGCGATGCCGGGCTCCGCCACCCTGGGCGTCCTCCCGTCGCTCGACAGCCTGTCCGGCCTCGTCATCGGCGCGGTGTTCGGCTGGAGCGACGCCGTCACCCTGCAGGCGCCGCTGGAAGCGCCGCCGTACGTCGCCGTCGTGCCGTACGTCGCCGGCTGGCTGGTGACCCTGGTGTCCGTCTCGCTCGCCGTGCGCTGGCTGCCGCGCGCGAGGGCGCGCGGGGGACGCGGCGTCGGCCGCGCCGCCGTGCTCGTGGCCGGCCCGCTCGCCC encodes the following:
- a CDS encoding DUF58 domain-containing protein, with translation MTTDTPAPTGRRRRARPLSQAGIAAGQLGDAVRGTFGALGRRIHPAWRAVTGWLAPVLGVVSTFGWIVLGGAAVSLLLLLLLGWAEFAFLGATLFAAFLIAVGFVFGRSTYDVAIELNPRRVVAGDRALGRMVVRNSGSKPVLPTRMELPVGAGVAEFMVPRLAAGEESEELFAVPTARRALILAGPALSVRGDQLGLLRRTTEWTEQVELFVHPKTTRLAATARGLVRDLEGQTTKVITDSDLAFHALRTYEPGDDIRNVHWRTSARTGQLMVRQYQETRRSQLLLVFDAERSHFADDDEFELGVSVLASIGCQVIREETEIDAVWQQKAMRVETPTALLDDSCRIQPVDGMHDSLRDFVRRSTMRLASPSLVVMVVGSQLDPAQIRAAASLYGTDTETVGVRVDVAGEPRLSRLGGMMLATVSTLSELPALLKRAGR